CTGGACAGAAGAAATAGCATCAGAATTGACACATATGTACAATTAACATCAGTTAAATGTTCCTAAATAAATATAACAGATTGATACCGGTTCAAGATTGtgtgggaaaaaaaaactagttaACATcaattaaatgaaatgcaaaacctACTGCTAGATACTAGTATTCATCCATCTCAGGCATCTTAAGCGAGGCAAACACACATTGCTACTTGTTATTCTCTTTCCCATTAGGCACTAAGGGCAACTTCCAGTGCCATTTCAAAATTTGAGACTGTCGTTCAGCAAGTCTAACACAGGAGGGCATAGCATATATGTAATAAAAATTCTATGTACTGCAATTTTCCTAATAGCTTATACTACAAAAAATGAAACCATTAATTCGTTAAGCATACACGCCAAACGGCTAATAGAAGAAGTATTTGACTATATTTATATACCCTGAAAACGATCTTCAAATCGATATCCCCAGTTCCAATAGCTACCAGTTTTGAATCCCAGATGGCTTAATTAATAGGACACATACAACAGTAATACCAAAGATACTAAGATGAAGGCGACTATTCTGGCAAAAGAGTGAGAATGAAGTCTTACTGCAGTAGGAAAATTAGCCAAAAGTTGCTCATATACCGGCACAGCCTCCGAAATTGGCAAATGCTGCAGCAAGAATGCGTCTCAAAGGGGGATTCAAGGCAAAACCATGAACGATTAAAAAAGAAGTAACAATTAATCCAAGAAGGAGCTGTGCAAAATACCGATGCCTGGTTAGCAAGAAGCTCAGCTGCTTCGACATTGTATTTATCCGTCGTTGTCATGATATATACTGCCCCACTCTTTTATATACTTATCTTTTATTGTCCCAGAACAATCTAACCTCGAATAATTAGAGTCCAAGAAACAGTATCTTGATGCCGATCGAAAAGACTGGAAGGAAGGGCTCGAATTCCACTTACGCCGTCTAATATACACAGCCAATGGAGAgcgagagggggggggggtggaGGAGTAAGAAGGCACGTCCAATCGACTAAGCAGCGCGGTGGCTGACTTGCCTTTCTGCTGGATGGGTGGCGGGTAAAGATTAATTGGTAATCCAGAAACCAGTAAGGATGAAACCATATACTAGGGCCACCAGGACCTTCAACCGCGTGTTATATTGTAAGAATTGTTCTAAATTTCTATGAACAAATTAAATTAGTTGGGGATGGGCTAGGCGTTTCCCCCTTTCCCTGGTCGTCAAGTTGTCATACTCCATGTCCTAATCGAGCAAGTTCTCGAGTggtaaattttcagttttgtggATGGCTACTTTTCCTGATCCTCTGATTTATGGTAACGTGAgtactaaactttttttttttgctttttttttttttttttggaagcaaCGTGAGTACTATACTTGTTTGAGCGTAAAATTGTTTGACCTAAACAGTGCTTGTCAATCTAATACATGCCGGCTTTTGGGGTTCTCTCGGGTTTAAGTTTGTAAAAATTAACGTAAGCTCTTTGGgcttcgaaaaaaaaaaaaaatctaatacatgccaacttttatttttcttctcatttatACTAACGTCATTATTAAGCTTAAAGATTAATCTGTTTGCATGAAAATTGTGTTGCGTAAAAATTGCGTTACACTGACGTCCATCTGAAAGATTAATACTATATGTTATAACATTGATGAAATATCAAATTGTCGTTGATTAATATTGATCCCAATATTATGGGTTGATTgtaaacaaataaacaagtttaaaaattacacatttTCATCATATTTCAGATACTCAAATTAAGCTCGgtgtcaaaaaaaatttttttatttactcattttcagATTACCCCTAGTGATAGTTTTCATTGGATCAACTGCCCCATAGACTTTCAAGAGCGTCAACATTTTTGCCTTCTTGTTGATTTCTCCAACTTCTTCGTCCAATTTGTCAGACACACAGTTGACCATATACGGGTATGCCAAGCACATTACTTCCATTCGTTACCACTAGTCCGATAATGGCGGTGGTTTAAAATTTGGCTATTCTTTTCCGCAAGCAGATTAGGAGGGGAAAAACGGCGAGACTACTCCGCCGCCAGGCCGCCACATCCCTGTGCCCATTTTTAACTCAACCCACGGATCCGTTCCCAAAGATCAGGTTATgtcctttgaaaaaaaaaaaaacataaagcAACTATTACGGTAATTAACACTTTTTTAAAACATCTGCTGAGGAAAATAGTCCCAGGTCCAGAATACAAAAGCACAAAGAAACAGGACACAAAAGTCTACATTGTGCACAGAACATGCACGAAGTTCGCATTACAGAAGCCTCATGCACCCTGATAAATTACACTGCACAGAGTTTTGTGTCAGCCATTAAGCTTAACATAATCAGGCAGcccatttccctttcccttATAGTCATCATATTGCATATACTATTTCTCCGCTGCTATCAATATCAAGATCAGGATCACTCTCCATATCTTCTTCCATGTCTTCCTCAACATCTAGGCTGCCAGTAAGGTACTGATTTAGACTGTTCATCCCAGCAGTTGGAATGGTGGCCTCGGTAATTATCTGCATGATTTCATCATCGCTCTGCATAGGCTGGTCTGGCTCCTCAAAATGGTTATTTGCCATGTTGTCGTCCATAAGATCCGCAGGAAGGTTCTTGAGAAACCACTCATGGTTTCTGATCTCAGGAATGGTTATCCTCTAGCAAAACACAAATAACAAGGCAAAACAAAAAAGTTAGGTACTCCCAATTAAATCATCATGAAACAGCATTATCAAGATGCAGCAGCAGATAGGATGTAGCTAGCACGAAATTCAAGCAAACCAAAGATGGACTTCAGTATAATGAGAATAACAGTAGCATCTCTTCCATTTACAAATGACATCTGTCTTTCTCTTGAAGCAAACTAAGTAACAAAGGGACACAGAAATAGGGAAACAATCGAAAGCATCCAATCAAAACCCAGGAATTGGAAAATACAATCTAACCTTTGCAGGTTCAGCTACAAAAATCCTTGAGATCAGATGACGGCATTCTGGAGATATATGAACATAATCGGGAATTGAGTATTGGACGTTCAGAATTCGCTGCAGCAAATTACACCACTTAGccaaataacttaacaaaagatGACACGTGTATGGAAAAATAGCCTTTGAGATTACCTGTATTGTCTTCCTGAAGTTTTTGGGCTCCTCTGGGTCCTCAAAAGGGTATGCCCCCACAAGCATGACATACAAAGTAACTCCACAAGACCACACATCAGCAATCTATACGAGCAAAAGAATGTTTAATCTTCTTGTGTCTGTCAGGACCATGCTGTTTCTCGCTTATGCAACCCATCAAAATGCTAGCAGCTAAAGCTTGTACGGAAGACACTTCCACTAAAGACTACCAGTGGGGTGATAAGATGGAAGTACATCAAATAGTTAAAAAGTTTAATTTGACCAGTGGAGAGAGCAGTAAGTTCAATATTCCCACATACATGTAGGTGACAGAAGCCCTTTAAGGATGGCCTAATGCAAATAGACAAACCACAAATTCTGCAGGTACACATCTTTTAGAACATCCTGGCAAGCCAATGCCTAATCATCTATGGTGGGTTGAGCACAATAAAGCCAGTAATAAGTTAAAACCAACTATTTATTGCACCATATCCTTAGATTCGGTAACTATAACACGTATAAACTTGTGGTATCAGGGAACTCGTAACCTAACCATGACCCGGTCGGCTCATCAGAACTAGACAGAGACTAATGAGCCTGACGACTTGCTCAGACCTAAACAAACAGTGTGTCTCACTATTAGCTTTGATGGCCATTGTCAGAAATCTTACGACATGCAACAAACATCTTGCAGAAAAACTCAAGACATCAAATTAACTTAATGCAATAAAAAATGCGAACAGCAAGATTTAATGATAGCCTTCTCAAGGATCAATCTCAAGATCAAGATCAGAACGAATGCAGGTGAACCATAAAAATATCTAATACCCTTATTTAATCAGGTTCCTAGAATCAAGATATAGCAACGAAATGGTTACCTTTCCGTCATATTCTTTCTTGAGCAAAACTTCAGGTGCAATATATGCTGGTGTACCAACAGTTGACTTTGGTTGTGAATGCAGCACAGAAgactaaaaaataaagtaatatttgtcacatatttaggCAGACTCCATATAAAGCAACTTTGGAAAGCGGTAAAGCCAGACTGGGGGGAGGGGATCACAAGTTTCTCCAATCTCCATTCACTTGTCATAAACAAAATGCAAGCACATATGCCTTAAAGAAACTATCCTAATTACCACATATacctgtaaaaaaaaaaaagtcccatACCAGCATATTTGAGCTAGATAAATTGAATTAAGCTCATTAATGATAAGAAAACCAAGTAAAACACAGAAGACATATGATACCTTGGAATAGCCAAAATCACAAATTTTTAGCCTGGGAGCAGGGCTACCATCCAATAATGTGTTCTCTAACTTCAAATCACGGTGGCACACttgcttttgaaaaaaaaaaaaaaactagtcatTCAAACTGACATACATGCAAGTTTATGCAAAATCCAGATGATATGCAATTATATTAGGACTTAATCTCAGTACCATTGCATGACAGTAACTGACTCCTGATATAAGCTGTTGGAAGAAAAATCGTGCCTGTGTACAAGATATAGCAGATAGTTATAAACATATTTCAATAGTAGTCATACATTTTAACCCTGCTAGAACCGCAAATAAGAACCTCATCCTCGCTGAATCGGCCAGCATTGCAGATTCGCTCAAAGAGCTCTCCTCCCGAGGCATATTCCATCACAATAGCCAGGTGGGTTGGAGTCAATATGACCTATAGTAACATCATAACCACAAGGTTAATGCTTAAATAATTCAAAAACCTTACACGCACCCTACCACTTCCAAATCTATatgtattataaatataattataaatatGCACAaacagtgtgtgtgtgtgtgtgtatttggtgggggggggggaagagagagagagagagagaggactaTCTCAAAGTGCATTTACCTCTTTAAATCGGACAATGTTGGGATGCCTCAGTGATCTGTGGTTGATTATTTCTCTTTGCACATTCTCATCAATCTGACATAAGAATCACCAATAAGAAGAATGTTGGCAAAGCCAAAAATGGCTATAGTTCAGAAGATGAAAAGATCATATCTCATACAAGTAGCAATATCTGACTCAGCTCAAATACATTGGTCCAGCTGACTGACTGAATCACTTGAGATCAAACTGTCTACTGATTGATGGAAAGGAACCTACTGGGTATCACTTTTTCATGAACTAGGTTGTCAGCTAATCAGTGCTGTTAAAGTCTAAGAGTCTAAGTTACCTACAGCACCAGACATACAGCTACTTAATATAAGCTATCCATCCTCACCAAATCACAAGTTACTATTTCAGTTTTGACGTCTAATTTGTACACTCCCAAATAATCTGAAGAACCATGTTGCCACGTGCAGTTATAGCTTAGACAGCTGCAAACATTCGAACTCATTACTCACAAACCTTAAGGGCCTCACCTAGCAACAAGACCTTATGGTGATGGAGGATAACCAGTCTCAAAGACCAAACATCCAAATTAGTTTCCTGTAACGTATTGCGTACATCCAGTTTGCAACTATTGAAGAGGTATCTAAACAGAACAAAATTTGCCTATTATCCTGAGAGCACGTGTAATTAGCACAAtaagctaaaacagaaaatatgCCTATTCACTACGGATAGAGCTCCAAAGGTCAGTGGACTTATCCTATAAACCCAAGTAGCAGCTTCATTTTATACCGCAGTTACTGAGTAAAACTATGTACCAGTTTAACCATATCTAACACAGATGCTAATTTCATTAGATGAAAGTCAATTCACCAAATCATGAAAACACCGGATTAACGCAAACCCCATAAGCTCATTTCAGTTCAATCGAGGTCTGAGTTAGtaagtttttccttttcttgattaGCCTTCAAAACAATTAAACGGGAAGAATATGACCAACACATTTCCCGCCCTAAATATAACTAACACTTCCACTTACCAGAAAAGGCAAACCTCAACAAGATAGCTCAGtcgaaactcaaaaaaaaaaaaaaatttgatacaCAAACGAACCTTATCGCCTCTCTCAATATACTTAACGGCCACAAGCTCGTTCGTCTGCCTATCTTTCATGAGCCTAGCCACTCCAAAATTCCCGGAACCGATGTCCCGCACCAGCTCGTAGCGATCGCTGTCGTGCATAATCGGCATATCCATTCCCGGCCCCACAGTCAACGCCGCTCGATCCATTTGCCCCAAAGAAAACCAACTCAAACCCAAAAAGCCCGAACCCTGATTTCTTCAATCCCAAATTCAAACCCCAAACACCATTATCATAAGTTCATAATCATCAATCCACAACAAGCAGCTAAACGTGCCTCAAACTTCATCCAAACAAGAACCCTAAGCACAATAAAAATCAAAAACCCCGCAAGCCAAAGTGGCAACTGGCAAGCTGTCGATCACAGAATCCAAGTAAATAATTGTTTGTATGTTGTTCGAAGATAGAGACCTTAAAAAGGATGGTTGATGAGCTCAAAGCAAGGCCGCAAGCCCGTGAAGGTTTTACTTACCACCACAACTCTACTACCGAGTTTCACTTTTTCTTGTTTCTAGGTTCTTTTAGTACATCAATTTCATGATCGTCGTCGTCATCATCAATTCACACGAAGCTGTATAGCTATATATACATGTGTACATCTATATAGAGAGTGTAAGCTCGTGAAGTTTAGTGCTTTTTTGCTGTTCACCTTTTAGCTGTAGCTTATTCTGCATTTTCTGTGTGTTTGGTAGGAGGTTCGTTAACTCGTTCTGACGAAGGGGAAATAGGCTTTTTGGGTAAATTACTCGAGTTGCCGTCAAGTTTCTTACAATTGCATCAACGTCTCATCGAgtatcaaaataacaaaagatggCTCCTTGTACAGGTGTTCAGTAGGGGCGAAAAATAGCAGAACGAAACAAAACATCCACTactactcctttttttttttttttggaccaaCTTGAACTCCACAAAATGGTTCTCCAGTATAATTTATAGTTCATCAGCTAGTTATACAGAACTTGGTAGCTTGAGAAACTTTGATTCTTCGTATATCCTATTGTTTTATTTATCGTATTTtatctcccaaaaaaaaagtatattgAATGCTACATATTTTAGGAATTCTAACTATATGTGTTAATAAAAGTTAGATGATAAAGaaacaacccaaaatttaaTACTACTAAACATGTTGCAGAAAATAAGGAAAGCCAATAGTATAAATTTTACAGAGTCCCTGGCAATTATGCTAGACGTGAGGGAAGTCAATTAATATGATAGACGGACCCATTTTAAAGAATTGTTTTGGTAATTGAAGAGGGGGACGGACGGACGGACGGACGGACGGACTGTTGCTCCTCTGAATCAGCGTAAACTGTAAAGGGTAAGATGGATTTGAAAATTGGTGTGGAAATGACGAGAATGGGCCGAGTGTGAAAGGGTTGGAATGACGAAAGTGACCTTCAATTGGTGGATGGATAAGCTTTAAGGCGGGGAGCAGCGCACGAGGAAGCGTTTAGGAGCCGACAACTGGTGATATGTGGTTCGGCGTCGTTTGGCGGCAAAAAGCCAAAAGGTTCTTTCTTGtggtcccttttccttttagGAGTATTTCTTTATGAAATGAAGGAACGGGGCCCCGGATGTCAGGACTGCTGGTCCAATCAGAGATTTTAGTGGGGCGGTGGTGGCGGACATTCAGTGGGCAGTTAGCCCATTTCTGTATGTCACTAAATGGCATCGTGGCCTCATTCAACGAACTTGTTAGATAATGGGCATTAAAATTCTTTCTTTGGGTCCAAGCCCATCCCGTATCATGAATGTGAGTGATGATGCCAGTTCATGCATCAAGGAAAATCTTCCTTTTCAAAGTGTTAAAGAAATCATcagggaaataaaataaaatagttgCATTGACAACCATGGATACAGCACGTCCCATCCAAGCGAAAGGGGATATGGAATTTGCAAGAGGtaactctatatatatatatatatatttatttatttatttatttttgtagtTTACTGCTCATCTTAAAACAAGTCATATGCAATTCTAGACGGAACAGAGGTCTGTCTCATATGTTCCATTTTAGGCCAATTGTAGATTTGTAGGTAGAGTGGTtgtctatatctatataaatttgaaaaggaaTTTTTACCAACAAGCCTTCACAACCCGTCCCACTCTCAACTCTATTTTCCTAgcattttatatttaatttatttcataaaaaatATCATGGGCACATTACACCCCCACGTTTCCCTCAAACAAGAAGTTAACTCCAACTAACACTCCCACGTCTCTTTCAAACAAGAAGTTAACTCCCACTTACATTAAAACTCTTCCAATTCGAACGCCGTGGGCAGATGGTCCAGTGTATGTTACCCAGTGCCCAATCCAGCCAGGAGCAACTTACACATACCGATTCACCATTGAAGACCAAGAGGGCACGTTGTGGTGGCACGCTCACAGCAAATGGCTTAGAGCTACTGTCTATGGAACCCTTGTCATCCTTCCTAAACTGGGATCCCCATATCCTTTTCCCAAGCCCAGGCATGAAGTCCCTATTATTCTTGGTAATTCTTTCAGTTCCCTTTGTAAGTTTGATAGCCTGTGTTGTTTTCACCAAGTTTAATTaaagtaaaatggtaaaattcaATAGGAGAATGGTGAGATAGAGACATCATCAGTGTTATACGACAAGCTCTTTTCACTGGGGCTGCTCCAAACGTTTCTGATGCTTATACCATTAATGGTCAACCTGGTGACCTATACAGATGCTCCAGTAAAGGTTGCTAATTCCCCGTACCAAGAATCCATCTTTTGTAGAAAAGAAAGCTGAGAACTTGAATAAATAAACGCCTTAACCTCAAATTATATGATACAGGTACTTTCAAAGTCTCTGTGAACTCTGGGGATACAATTCTTCTGAGGGTGCGTTTGGTTCAACAGAATTGGAATTGAATTGGAATTGAAATTCTATAGAATTAGAATTCTATGAATTGGAATTCCAAAACATTgaaattcttttgtttgagaaataCATAGAATTGATATAGAATtcatttggaattccaaattctTTGTTTGGATGGGAGAAGAATTtattaagaattagaattgtTTCCAACTAACATTTCCTTACATaaaaaaattcttcttttttactatataataattttttaacatttAGCTAATTGTTACTAAAGCTTTAAGGAAAAAGCCAATTAGtgcctttaataatttattttttttcttgcatttaactAATTGTTACTAATgctttagagaaaaaaaaaacaaattagttccttttctacaaaaaaaaaaaaaaaaatttgatcagAAAGCCAGCAAATCAGCAATAAACAGCCAATCTAGCACTAATCAATATTCAGAGTGCCAATTTCTTATCGCACAGGTACAAATATACCAATATGATTGTGCTGGTAGTAAGATTTCCATAATAACCAAAAAGGACTGGGCAAGTACATGATCCAAACAACAGGCATCATTTGGTTTAGGTAGCTTTATACCTTGTGAAACTGAAAACCATGAACTGAGCCAATTCCAGTCTGGAGAGTGAACGTCAATGAGCAATACAAAGAGACCTCCTAATTCCTTTCCCACCTAATATGCTTCCAAACCCAAACACAAACCCACCCCcccaaacaacaacaaaaaaaaaacccacacCACTTCCCACCCAATGCACGGCATCCATCTGACCTTGTTTGGCCATGCTGAGATGCATAAAGAACAGTAGAATTTTAAAACTTCCACCCCCTGCATGCTAGTCAAAAGGCCCCTCTAATACCATCCAGGCTCTCTACTAAAGATACTCtgccaaaaaaagaaacaaacttcTGATAAACAGCAGCAACATTGCTATGAATAGACAAAATATCCAATGTTCCATTCTTATAATCTCAAAAATCAGATAGAAAATAGCTGAAATACTCCCTAGAATCTTTCTATAATCTTGTTTTGATCCATTACATAAAAAACAAAGAACTCATCAGAATTTAAAAAGTCATGGATACACGATGGAGTAGTAACAACTTCTACTTTCTCTACTTGGGCGTCCAGCAATCAGCTCAACTTCTTCTacaaaaacaacttcaactgaagcttaccaaaaaaaaaaaaaatcaattaccaatgtGCATCAATAGCCAATCCTTTTTTAAGTCATCTCCGAGACCAGAAAAAGTGTCATACTTTGTCCTGTCATTCATAAGTAAGTCAATACCCTTCAACAATTGAAATCTATCCAATTCAATTTTAGATAACTCGTCTTCCACCATTTTTGTTGTAACTTTTGAGCATTCTGAATTTAAGTACTTATCCAGTGAATCTGCCATTCGTCCCAACACTTTGTAAAGTACTTGAGAGCTCGTTAGTTTTCTCTTTGTGCCACGATCATTTGTTGAAGATGAAGCTTTTGATTTTGACCGTTGTCGAGCTAGCAGTGCATTCATAACTTCATCTTCTAAAGATCGTGAATCAGTCTCAAATGATTCCTCTACATTAGCAGACTCTTCAACTTCAGTTTCAACATTAGCCTCAAAAACAGTTTGGGCACCCTCTCCATTTGCACGATCTTGTGAAAACAGTGTACAGATATCCTCCCAATTTTCGAccacaattttttttctataagGAATAATTTTTGGATTCTCACTTACTCGAGCATTCCATACATCCTCATCACGAACATCAATTCTACCTCTAGAGTAGTCCCATATTATCGCAGACCCAGAGTTACATGACTGGAGCAGTGGGTATAGGATGTCATAGTGTTTCTCCCATGTCTAGAAACGAGATAAAATATTAGCCTTTGTCACAGATATATTGAGCTTATCGAATAAAGCATTCATTACTACGGTGTAGGCTGTTGTCTTCCATGCACATTTACCATCCAATTTGTTTCCTTGGTTCATTTGGTCAATAAAACAGGTGCCCATTACACGATCCATTTCAGGAGTCCAAGTGAAATACCCTTTGCCTTTCCCTTTTGACTGAGATGTTGCTTCAGATGCCATATCTAAGGCAAATATGCACCAGAAAAACATCACAATGTCATGTTCTTAAGAATATATTCAACAGCCACTGCATTATAGAACTAAAAGTGAGAGGCAAATATGCACCAGAAAAATCCATACATATGTTAAATGAAGAACTTATGATGACTTATTTGGACGGAACCTTTTTGCAAAAGCAATTTGGAGATGTTGCTAAGATCATCACTTATGTGCACAAAATAGTTTGGAGATGTCCTAAACTTATTCTGGTGACTTAAAGCTTCTACTGGTAAGGATTTTCCAGCACactgcaacaaaagaaagaaacagaaaagtcCCGACAAAGCTTTCTTTCTAGAAACAAGACTAACTGGCTACGAGAAACATCAGAATCCTTCTAAAGCTTCTATGAGTCTTCAAACCAAGAATTTAGTGTacttcaaatcaagaagaaTTAAACAAGAACAAGTTTCCGTAAATCATATGAGACATTAATCTTATCTAGATGATGGAGAAATAATATACATTGCAGAATATTGATAATTTACTAGAACACTGCTTGCACAAAATACAGGATATGAAGCACAAAAAAAGGGTGTAATCTGCATTCTCTGTGTTTATGATCTCAGTGTCTTGAAGGAGGATACTTTAGCTTCGGATTCAGCATTTCATCCATCATCAGTCTTAAACATGTGGATATGATTCACGAAGTCAGGTTCTTAGCCAAGGCCACTTCCTGATGTTTAGAGGTCGAATCATTATAATGCAGTGAAATTTTAAACTTGTAGCAGTAATTTTTTGCAGACAAAACGTTTTTGAATGAGATAATTTTTCTGCCTGTAATGTGAATGTAGATCCTATAAATTATCTCTTGAATATTCAATCTACAAAGAACCATGAACAATGTATTACAAAGCCACaaacaaaagggggaaaaaaactgGATACTAgtagtgtttttttttatgtcaaattcaagaaatgttATGTAAATACAGCATCAGGAGCAAGCTTAAAAGTTCAAATACAGAGGCAAATAACTACTTTAATCATTCAGAGCCCCCTGTATGCAGAATGTCTGTAAATAATGCAATCCAGGATCAGAATCATCAGAATCCCAAAACACTCACTTTTTGCAATTGAAAGCAAGAGAAGCCTTCGCAAGCTTCTGTTTCTACCGTGAGAGTAAGCGGTAAGCCACTCACTCAATCCTCATCAACTCATCCTTCAAAAAGCCTCTACTATTCCAtttgctattattattatttaattaatttcacGAATATTAGGGGAGCAAATGCGATTCATAAGTAGCAGcagtaaatttattttttctttaaataaaaaaacaaatatcGATCATAATCCAAATCCCACAACACAATTCAAATCGTCGGATGTCCAGAACCATCATGTGACTCTGTCTGCTCACCAGCCGCCGAAAACTGACTcttaaaacatatccaattctCTTACTTCACTCACCCTGTTGCCCCTGAAAATCCCCTAAGATGTCCAATTCCCTATTAATTAACCAAACTCTCTTGAAGAAAGACATCAAATCACTCTCTTGTACAAAGATTTTGCCAGTCAAAGAAATTCAGAATTCAATATTCAATGCTGCAAAGTTAAAAATCGAAGGCAAAGGAGAGCTTTTAGTTGTTACCTTCCGGACTGAAGAACCCAGTTCGGAGCAGTCTTGCGATTGCTGAAGTGATGGGTAGATGTGTGGCAGAGCGATGC
This portion of the Coffea arabica cultivar ET-39 chromosome 2e, Coffea Arabica ET-39 HiFi, whole genome shotgun sequence genome encodes:
- the LOC113731374 gene encoding serine/threonine-protein kinase SRK2E, which translates into the protein MDRAALTVGPGMDMPIMHDSDRYELVRDIGSGNFGVARLMKDRQTNELVAVKYIERGDKIDENVQREIINHRSLRHPNIVRFKEVILTPTHLAIVMEYASGGELFERICNAGRFSEDEARFFFQQLISGVSYCHAMQVCHRDLKLENTLLDGSPAPRLKICDFGYSKSSVLHSQPKSTVGTPAYIAPEVLLKKEYDGKIADVWSCGVTLYVMLVGAYPFEDPEEPKNFRKTIQRILNVQYSIPDYVHISPECRHLISRIFVAEPAKRITIPEIRNHEWFLKNLPADLMDDNMANNHFEEPDQPMQSDDEIMQIITEATIPTAGMNSLNQYLTGSLDVEEDMEEDMESDPDLDIDSSGEIVYAI